A DNA window from Lepidochelys kempii isolate rLepKem1 chromosome 9, rLepKem1.hap2, whole genome shotgun sequence contains the following coding sequences:
- the PLAAT1 gene encoding phospholipase A and acyltransferase 1 — protein MTQQMDVSHVYQLTVLLHYVLPSGAAEHFETFINIISHTGEKLASYLFDFLTENGIDISLCRDQSYDNTSKEGAASSLASAKSVFSRKALVKMQLLKDVVGSDTYRINNKYNDAYTPLPVEEIIRRSEFLIGQEVSYDLLGNNCEHFVTLLRYGEGVSEQANRAISAIGFVTAAAGAVSLLGFFQNKSRERHY, from the exons ATGACTCAACAGATGGATGTGTCTCATGTGTATCAGCTGACTGTCCTCTTGCATTATGTGCTACCTAGTGGAGCAGCTGAGCATTTCGAGACCTTCATAAACATCATcagccacacaggggagaaacttGCCTCGTACCTATTCGATTTCCTCACCGAAAATGGGATTGACATCAGCCTTTGTCGTGACCAAAGCTATGACAATACAAGCA AGGAAGGGGCCGCGTCGTCGCTGGCGAGTGCCAAGTCTGTGTTCAGTAGGAAGGCCCTGGTGAAGATGCAGCTCCTGAAGGACGTGGTGGGGAGCGACACGTACAGAATCAACAACAAGTACAACGACGCCTACACCCCGCTGCCCGTGGAGGAGATCATCCGGCGCTCGGAGTTCCTCATCGGCCAGGAGGTGTCCTACGACCTCCTCGGCAACAACTGCGAGCACTTTGTGACGCTGCTGCGCTATGGGGAGGGGGTCTCCGAGCAG GCTAACAGAGCAATCAGTGCCATTGGGTTTGTAACAGCTGCTGCGGGTGCCGTCTCATTGTTGGGctttttccagaacaaatccagggaGCGGCATTATTAA